Below is a window of Spirochaetota bacterium DNA.
TCTTTTGAATATCTTACAATTTCTTCAGATATAGTATAAAAGCCCCCTTTATCCGGAATCCTATTTACTACATAAAGATTTTCATTATCATCAAAAACAAAATCTTCAGCATAAAAGAATTTTCCATTATCTCTTAATCCTCCATTAATAATATATTTAATATAACCTTCTTGATCGAATTTAATTATTCTTCTTTTAGAATTATCTATTACATAAATGTTATTACTTCTATCTCCAACTATTCTATAAGGCATATTAAATGATACAAATTTAGTAAAAGGTCTAATATTTAAAAAACCTTTATTAAAAAATATAAAAAATAATAAAATTATAATAAACACCAAATATAATTTTTTTAACATAATAAAAACCCTTTTAAAACTTACTCTATTTTAAATAATTCTAATTAAATAATTTTAAAATTCAAAAAACTATAAGCTTAAATTTAGTAAATTATTATAAGACTTATGAAAAGATTACTTATTTATCTTTTGGTTTTAAGTATATACTTGATTTTTTATAATCATCCTCTTCTTCCAAGACATGAATAAGATTCAAAATAATAAACTCAAAAGTATTTTTTGGAACAAATTGATGCTTTAAAACTTTTTGTTCTTCTAATATTTTATCAAATTTGATTTTACCAGTTAAAGACCGAATTTTAGAATTTATCCTTTCATCACCTACCTGATAAATTATTCCAAGTTCTTTATCATTAATTTTTAATAAAATATTCTGTAATTTATAATCAGGGATTGAATTTATAAGTTTTACTAATTTCTCCCACATTGGTGAATATCTCATAAATTAAACCATTCCTCTTCAAGTTTTTTAAGTTTATCTTTTAGTTCTTCATATTCATTTTTTAAAAAAATATGTTCTTTTTTCCAATTTTCTACCAAAAACCTTTTTTCTATTTCTTTAATTCTATTTTCAATTTTTAATATATCATTTTCTATTTCAATTTTTCTTTTTTCATTTACTCTTTTTTTATAATCATCTTTTTTTCTTTTATTATCATTATTTTTAAAATTATTAAAACCAATCTTTTCTTTATTTTCTCTATCATATTTACTTACTAATTCTATTTTTTTTCTATCTAAGTACTCATCTAAATTTTTTAAAACTTTAATTTTTCTATTCTCAATAGTCCAAAGGATAGATGCAGTTTTTTTTATAAAGTCAATATCATGGGAAACAAGAATTACTGCTCCATTAAAATTGATAATACATTGAGCTAATATATCTTTTGAATTAATATCTAAATAAGTTGTTGGTTCATCAAGAAGTAAAATATCAGGAGAATTTACAAATATCTTTGCAATTAATAATCTAACTTTTTCACCACCAGAAAGAAACTTTATTTTTTTATAAATATCATCTTTTTCAAAACCAAATATTCCTAAATATGTTCTCTTCTCCTTATCCTTCATATTTAAAGAAACATTTTCCTTCTCAAATTCGGTTATAACATCATTTTCATAATTTAAACTTTCAGTAATATCCTGAGAAAAATAACCATAAGATGCTTTATTATGGTAAATTATTCTTCCCTTAATAGGCTTCAATTTATTTGAAGCCAATTTAAGAAGGGTAGTTTTCCCAACCCCATTTTTTCCAAGAAGAAGAATTTTTTCACCTCTTGTAATTGAAAAAGAAATATTTTCAAAAATCAAGTCTTCCTTATCTAAAATTGAATTATAGCTAAAATCAACATTTTCAAAACTCAAAATATTTAAAAATCTGTTATCATTATTATTTATAAAAAAACTAATTTTATTTTCCTTCAAATTTAAATCAGTTATCTCTTTTTGAAGTTTTTCTATTGACTTAATTTTACTTTGAACTCTTTTTGCAATAGTGTTCTTTGCTCTAAATCTATCAACAAATTCTTGTAGATGTTCAATTTCCTTTAATTTATTTTCATTAATTTTATTAATTTGTTCAACCATTTCTTTTTTTTTCTCTATAAATTTTGTATAGTTACATCCATTAAATTCAAATATTTTTTGATTATTTAAGTAAAATATTTTATTAACAACAGAATCAAGAAAATTAATATCATGAGAAATTACTATAAAAGATTTTTGAAAAGATTTTAAATATTCTGTTAAAAATATTATAGAATCAATATCTAAATAATTTGTTGGCTCATCAAGAAGAAGCAAATCCTTATCCAATAATAAAAGAAATCCTATGTATGCTCTTATTTTATAACCACCTGATAAATTAACAAGATTTTTATTTATAGTTTCCTTATTAAACCCCAAATTAAATAAAATGTTTTCAATTTTATAATCAATATTAAATGCATTTTTCTGTTCTATTAAATGCAAAATTTTATCATATTCTTCTGCTAAATTAGAATTATTTGCAAAATTGTTTGATATTTTTTCAAACTTTTTTATTAAATCATTTTCTTCCTCAAAAGCTTTCCTACAAAGCTTAAGTGGAGTTTCATTATCATCAAAATTTAATTCTTGTGGTATATAGCCTACTTTAACATTTCCTTCAAATATAATTTCACCTTTATCTGGTTTAAGTTCTCCTGATAATAATTTTAAGAATGTTGTTTTTCCTGAACCATTAATTCCAACAAGACCAATTTTATCTTTCCTATATATATTTAAGTTTATATTTTCAAAAATTTTATTAGCTCCATAAGAAAAATATAGATTTTTTATATTTATCATAATTTATTAATTTTTATAAATTTATATTTTTTTTCTAACTAATATTATTCAATCTTTTTAAAGCCTTATAAAGAGCCTGTGTACCTAATTTCCCATCACCTTGAGCTTTTAATGAAATATATAGTTGATGAACAAGAGCTAGCCCTGGAAGAGATATATTCATTCTTGAAGCTTCTTCCAATGCTATCCCCATATCTTTAACAAAATGTTCAACAAAAAAACCTGGATTAAAATCACCTCTAATAATTCTGGGAGCTAAATTATCAAGAGTCCAACATCCTGCTGCTCCTTTTGTTATTGAAAAAAGGACTTTTTCAATATCTAAACCAGCTTTATAAGCATAAATTAAAGCTTCACAAACCCCTATCATAGTACCTGCAATAACTATCTGATTGCACATTTTAGTATTCTGACCTGAACCAGATTCTCCTTGATAAACAATGTTCTTCCCAATAATTTCAAAATATGGCTTTACAAATTCAAAAATATTTTTATCTCCTCCAACCATTATGGAAAGTGTAGCATTTTTTGCACCTACATCTCCCCCTGAAACAGGAGCATCAAGAAAACCACAATTCAAACTATTAAGTTCATTATAAATTTTTTTAGCAATGGAAGGTTTAGTAGTTGTCATATCTATAAATATTTTTTTCTTTCCACTTTTTTCTAAAAACTCTTTCTCCAAATTTATATCTTTTAAATCTAATTCTCCCTTATTTAAATTTTGAATTGTATCAATAATTTTATTATTAGAAAAATAGACATCTTCCACATCTTCTGGAAAACCAACCATAGTAAATATTATATTGCTTTTTAATACTAGTTCATCAACACCATCACAATAAATGGCTCCTTTATTAATCAATTCATATGCTTTTTCTTTGGTCCTAGTATTAATAAAAACTTTAAACCCATTAGAAATAAAATGACTTACCATAGATTTCCCCATAACTCCTAATCCGATCCAACCTATATTCCATTTATCCATTATTATTACTCCTTTTTAATAGTTTTTTTAAATTTAAAAAATAATAAAAAAAGTAATGATTTAAATATTTCAATTTTATTTTTTTAAAATTATTTTAATATCTTAAAAAAGGGAAATAAACAATGATACTTTTAGGTACAATAATAAATTCTTTAGCAGTAATTATAGGTTCATTTCTTGGATTAACTATAATAAAAAAAATTAATGAATCAACGGAAAATATTTTGTTTTCAATTATTGGTGTATTTACTTTATTCATAGGCTTTAAAATGTGCTTATCAACTAAACAACCAATAGGTGTTTTAATTTCTTTAATCTTAGGAGGTTTAATTGGCAATCTATTAAAAATTGACAAATATTTAGATAGTTTATTTGAAAAATTTAAAAATAGGTTTTCCAATAACATAAACAAAAAAACTAATTTTTCAGAAGGAATTTTTACTGCTTTTTTACTTTTTTGTATAGGTTCTATGACTATTGTTGGTGCTATGGAGGAAGGAATAAATAGAAATTCATCTATCTTAATCACAAAATCTTTAATGGATTTTTTCTCTTCAATTATTTTAACATCTTCTTTAGGAATAGGGGTTTTATTCTCTTTTATTCCCCTTTTTATTTATCAAAGCCTTTTAACAATTTTTTTCTATTTATTTGGTAATTTTATTCCACAAAACTTAATAATTGAAATAAGCGCAACAGGTGGTTTTATATTAGTCTTATTAAGTTTAAATCTATTAAAACTAAAAAACTTTAAAATTATTAATTTAATTCCATCTCTTATTCTAATTATCCCAATTAACTATATCTTTAATAAAATAATAATTTAAATTATTTATAAAATTGATCTTATATTTCCCATATAATATCATTTTTCAATACTATTTAATTTAATTTGGTAATATTTAAGAATATTATCATCATTATTCCTTACAATCAATTTTAATAAAATATCTTTTGCAATTTCAAATTTTTTATTATTAAAAAACAATATCATTTCTTCTAGCTCTTTTTTATAAAAACTCCTTAAGTATTGCTCTCTTTCAGGAAAAATACCCAAATATTCATAAAGAGTCGTTTCTTCATCCCCCTTTTTCATATTGCCGATATATCTCATTAACTCTTTGTCATCATCTTTAATTATTTCATAAAGCCCTTCTGAAACCATTACTTTACACCTATACTCATCATTAATAACCCCCATAATTTTTAAATACTCTAAATCTTCAGAAATCAAGGCATCATTTAATTTTTCTTCACTCCCAATTGTTCCAATTACTATATCTCCATAATGCAATACTATGAAAAAGTCCAATCTTTTTTGCTCTTCTAGAAGAATATTTTTCTCTGTTTCCTCAAGTATTTCTTTTGATGAAAATAACAATATTTCAGGATTTGTAGGAAAAAGAACAAGAATCCCTTCTGAACTAAATTTTTCAATAAAACCAAAATTTTTTCTAATAATTTTACTCCAAATATTAAAATACATGTTCATTATTTTAATAATTTCTTCATGATTAAGTTTAATGGAAAGTTCATTATAATTATTAATTTTTATAAGCATCATACCCATTTTAGTCTGAAGATTTTCTCCAGTTATAATTTTATCCTTAAAATTATCATTTTTTAAATAGTTTAGCAAAGTTTGAGGAACAAACTTTTGATAAAAAATATTTAACTTCTCAAGCTCATTAGACATTTTAATTATTTCTTTATGTTCATCAGAAAACCTAATAGAAAGAATTAAGGATTGAATATAAATAAAAGAAGCAATAGAGATAGGCATTAGATTTATTTGCAAGCCAAAACCAAAATCTTTTATAATATCATGAAAAGTTGATAAAATTAAAATTAAAATTCCGAAAAAGAAAATAAAAGTATATTTGTATTTTTTTATAGAAGATATTATTAAAATGTAAATTAAGTAAATCATAAAAAATAAAGCAAATATTTCAAAAATTATTAACAAATAATCAATATATTTCAATGGAATAATTAAATTTAATAAGATTAAAAATAAAGGGAAAAAATTAAATAATTTAAATAAAAACTTACTATAATATTTTTCAAATAATTTACCAATAAAACTTGAAAATGTAGGTAAAATTAAAAATAAAAATATCTGATATATTCTTAGATCCCAATTTATATTTAATTCTGGAAATATTTTATTTATAATAAGTACACCTGTAGAAATTATCCTATAAGAATATACTATAGAAAAAAAACCAAAATATAAATACGCCTTTTCTTTATAACCAGCAAAATATAAAATAATATGGTAAAAGCCCATAATGAAAACAATTCCAAAAATAAAAAGATCTGATGCTGTTTGAAAAATATTTTTATTAATAACTTCCTTTTGATTTCCAATTTCTATTGGTAAATAAATGCCACTTTTAAAGTAATAATCAGATTGAGTTTCTATAATTATTTCTATTTTATCATATCCCTCCTTAAAAGAGTAATAAAATACATCAGATGAGAATTTTAATTTTGCTTTTTTTATATCTCTATTTATGACACCTTTTCTAAATATTTCTTCACCATTTATATAAAAAGTATAAGCTCCGCCAATCCCTCTAA
It encodes the following:
- a CDS encoding ABC-F family ATP-binding cassette domain-containing protein, producing the protein MINIKNLYFSYGANKIFENINLNIYRKDKIGLVGINGSGKTTFLKLLSGELKPDKGEIIFEGNVKVGYIPQELNFDDNETPLKLCRKAFEEENDLIKKFEKISNNFANNSNLAEEYDKILHLIEQKNAFNIDYKIENILFNLGFNKETINKNLVNLSGGYKIRAYIGFLLLLDKDLLLLDEPTNYLDIDSIIFLTEYLKSFQKSFIVISHDINFLDSVVNKIFYLNNQKIFEFNGCNYTKFIEKKKEMVEQINKINENKLKEIEHLQEFVDRFRAKNTIAKRVQSKIKSIEKLQKEITDLNLKENKISFFINNNDNRFLNILSFENVDFSYNSILDKEDLIFENISFSITRGEKILLLGKNGVGKTTLLKLASNKLKPIKGRIIYHNKASYGYFSQDITESLNYENDVITEFEKENVSLNMKDKEKRTYLGIFGFEKDDIYKKIKFLSGGEKVRLLIAKIFVNSPDILLLDEPTTYLDINSKDILAQCIINFNGAVILVSHDIDFIKKTASILWTIENRKIKVLKNLDEYLDRKKIELVSKYDRENKEKIGFNNFKNNDNKRKKDDYKKRVNEKRKIEIENDILKIENRIKEIEKRFLVENWKKEHIFLKNEYEELKDKLKKLEEEWFNL
- a CDS encoding NAD(P)-dependent oxidoreductase gives rise to the protein MDKWNIGWIGLGVMGKSMVSHFISNGFKVFINTRTKEKAYELINKGAIYCDGVDELVLKSNIIFTMVGFPEDVEDVYFSNNKIIDTIQNLNKGELDLKDINLEKEFLEKSGKKKIFIDMTTTKPSIAKKIYNELNSLNCGFLDAPVSGGDVGAKNATLSIMVGGDKNIFEFVKPYFEIIGKNIVYQGESGSGQNTKMCNQIVIAGTMIGVCEALIYAYKAGLDIEKVLFSITKGAAGCWTLDNLAPRIIRGDFNPGFFVEHFVKDMGIALEEASRMNISLPGLALVHQLYISLKAQGDGKLGTQALYKALKRLNNIS
- a CDS encoding DUF554 domain-containing protein, producing the protein MILLGTIINSLAVIIGSFLGLTIIKKINESTENILFSIIGVFTLFIGFKMCLSTKQPIGVLISLILGGLIGNLLKIDKYLDSLFEKFKNRFSNNINKKTNFSEGIFTAFLLFCIGSMTIVGAMEEGINRNSSILITKSLMDFFSSIILTSSLGIGVLFSFIPLFIYQSLLTIFFYLFGNFIPQNLIIEISATGGFILVLLSLNLLKLKNFKIINLIPSLILIIPINYIFNKIII